DNA from Mesorhizobium loti R88b:
ACGGCCGATCGTGCAGCTGACCTACGGCCCGATGTCGCCGATACCGGCTGGCCGCGGCAACTACACGGTCAAGCATTTCGACTTCATCTTCCGCAACATCCCGCCGACGCAGCTTTGGATCTACCGCCGCGAAGCGCATTGATTTGAGCCGCCCCTGGCTGTACCTGTCCGGGAACAAGGGTGGCCAATGGCAGTGATCCCGAAAATCCTCGTCTTCGCCGGCTCGGTGCGCAGCGGCGCTTACAGCGGCAGGACCGCTGACGTGGCGCAGAAGGAGCTTGCGGTGCAGGGCGCCGAGGTGACCCGCATTTCGCTCGCCGACTATGTCCTGCCGATCCTCGACGAGGACCTCGAAAAGGAAAAAGGCGTTCCCGAAAACGCCGTCAAACTCGGCCGTCTGATATCAGCCCATGATGGGCTGCTGATTGCCACGCCGGAATATAACGGCTCGATCCCGCCGCTGCTCAAGAACACGATCGACTGGGTGAGCCGGGTGCGCAGGGATGGCGGCCGGCCGGTCAGGCCGCTGGCCGGCAAGGTCGCCGGC
Protein-coding regions in this window:
- a CDS encoding NADPH-dependent FMN reductase, with product MAVIPKILVFAGSVRSGAYSGRTADVAQKELAVQGAEVTRISLADYVLPILDEDLEKEKGVPENAVKLGRLISAHDGLLIATPEYNGSIPPLLKNTIDWVSRVRRDGGRPVRPLAGKVAGLCSSSNGHFAGIRCINHLRAVLVRCQMEVVTPECCVPDGGDAFDEGGNFRDERLYKSMEHLCRTLIETSRMLSTRIEA